From Lycium ferocissimum isolate CSIRO_LF1 chromosome 12, AGI_CSIRO_Lferr_CH_V1, whole genome shotgun sequence, one genomic window encodes:
- the LOC132040939 gene encoding uncharacterized protein LOC132040939 translates to MVEKAFLAYLSYVRDTSVETRPLESVPFVREFPEVFLVDLPGVPSDWDINFCIGVEPGTRTISIPPYLVASVELKELKEQLQDILSKVSRLTRLSQKAAPFQWLDECDASFQKLKALLTSASILTLPMEEEGFTVYFDASRFVLGCVLMQKGKVIAYVSRQLKVHGKNYPVHDLELAALPLALKIYRDSKQHYWWCSMKSDIVKFWSHCLNCQKSLRKFDSVWVIVDRLTKSAHSIPVQTTYTSEKLAKIYIPEILHLQVRPWGIDLLKDSLDKVKIIKERLLTAQSRQKSYADRRVRDLVFRVGDRVLLNVTSMNGVMRFGKKGKFSPRYIGPFEIIQRVGDIVYELALPPGLSSVYLVFHVSMLKKYVSDGSHVIRWDSVMLDHNLSYEEEPAAILDRPIRKLRSKEITSVKVQWRGRSVEEATWETEVDMWPWYP, encoded by the exons ATGGTAGAGAAAGCGTTCCTAGCCTATCTTTCTTATGTTCGTGATACCAGTGTCGAGACTCGTCCACTTGAGTCGGTACCATTTGTGAGAGAGTTTCCAGAGGTTTTTCTTGTTGATCTTCCGGGTGTCCCTTCAGACTGGGATATTAATTTTTGTATCGGTGTAGAGCCAGGCACAAGGACCATTTCTATCCCTCCCTATCTGGTGGCTTCTGTAGAGTTGAAGGAGTTGAAAGAACAGTTGCAAGATATATTAAGCAAAG TGTCTCGTCTAACTAGGTTATCCCAAAAGGCTGCTCCTTTTCAATGGTTGGATGAGTGTGACgcgagctttcaaaagctcaaagcCTTGTTGACTTCAGCTTCCATTTTGACTCTTCCCATGGAGGAAGAAGGTTTTACCGTGTATTTTGATGCTTCGAGGTTTGTTCTTGGTTGTGTTCTTATGCAAAAAGGGAAAGTCATAGCCTATGTTTCCAGGCAATTGAAGGTACATGGGAAGAACTATCCCGTTCATGACCTTGAGTTAGCGGCGCTGCCGTTAGCTTTGAAGATATATCGAGATTCGAAACAACACTACTGGTGGTGTAGCATGAAGAGTGATATTGTGAAGTTTTGGTCTCATTGCTTGAATTGTCAAAAA AGTTTGCGTAAGTTTGATTCcgtttgggtgattgtggatcgTTTGACTAAATCAGCTCATTCTATTCCTGTTCAGACAACTTATACATCTGAGAAGCTGGCTAAGATCTACATTCCTGAGATTCTTCATTTGCAA GTGAGGCCTTGGGGTATAGACTTACTCAAAGATTCGTTGGATAAAGTGAAGATTATTAAGGAGAGGCTTCTCACCgctcagagtcggcaaaagaGTTACGCGGACCGGAGAGTTCGTGATTTAGTGTTTAGGGTGGGTGATCGGGTTTTGCTTAATGTTACATCCATGAATGGTGTGATGcggtttggaaagaaaggaaagtttaGTCCTCGTTACATTGGCCCTTTTGAGATTATTCAGAGAGTTGGAGATATTGTGTATGAGTTAGCACTACCTCCTGGTTTGTCGAGTGTTTATCTGGtgtttcatgtttctatgctcaAAAAGTATGTTTCGGATGGTTCTCATGTGATTAGATGGGATTCAGTGATGCTTGATCATAACCtgtcttatgaggaggagccggCTGCTATCTTGGATCGGCCGATTCGCAAGTTGAGATCCAAGGAAATTACTTCTGTGAAGGTTCAGTGGAGAGGTCGTTCGGtggaggaggctacttgggagactgaggtGGATATGTGGCCATGGTACCCTTGA